A genomic segment from Peribacillus sp. ACCC06369 encodes:
- a CDS encoding acetate kinase has protein sequence MSKIMAINAGSSSLKFQLFEMPSENVITKVLVERIGLKNSTFTLSVEGENVSETVHIPNHDVAVRLLLKKLIDHRIIDSFEEIDGVGHRVVHGGEVFSDSVLITEDVIKEIEKLSELAPLHNPANITGIKAFRQILGDVPAVAVFDTAFHQTMEAGSYLYSLPFEYYENYGIRKYGFHGTSHKYVSQRAAEMIGRPIEQLRLLSCHLGNGASITAIKGGKSIDTSMGFTPLAGVTMGTRSGNIDPALIPYIMEKTGKTADEVLDVLNKKSGILALSGFSSDLRDIQVEADKGNERAELALEVFADRIHKYIGSYSAKMGGVDGIIFTAGIGENSQTIRGKILEGLEFMGVYWDKDLNRTSGKEAFINTPYSPVKVMVIPTNEEIMIVRDTMKIALENMTS, from the coding sequence ATGTCAAAAATCATGGCTATTAATGCTGGCAGCTCATCATTGAAGTTTCAACTTTTTGAGATGCCAAGTGAAAACGTAATTACCAAGGTTCTTGTAGAACGGATCGGCTTGAAAAATTCCACATTCACTTTGAGCGTCGAAGGCGAAAATGTATCTGAAACGGTGCATATACCCAATCATGATGTGGCTGTAAGGCTTTTGTTGAAAAAGCTGATTGACCATCGCATCATTGACTCCTTTGAAGAGATAGATGGCGTAGGGCATCGGGTTGTGCATGGTGGTGAGGTGTTCAGTGACTCCGTCTTGATTACGGAGGACGTAATCAAGGAAATCGAAAAGCTTTCCGAGTTGGCACCCCTTCATAATCCCGCCAATATCACTGGAATCAAAGCCTTCAGGCAAATACTTGGTGATGTTCCTGCGGTTGCCGTATTCGATACTGCTTTTCATCAAACGATGGAAGCGGGTTCATATTTGTACAGCTTACCCTTTGAATATTATGAAAACTATGGAATAAGGAAGTATGGGTTTCATGGCACTTCTCATAAATATGTGTCGCAGCGGGCTGCCGAAATGATTGGCCGCCCAATAGAACAGCTTCGCTTGTTATCCTGCCATTTAGGGAATGGTGCAAGCATTACTGCCATAAAGGGCGGTAAATCGATTGATACATCAATGGGATTTACACCATTGGCGGGTGTTACAATGGGAACGCGTTCAGGCAACATTGACCCTGCGCTGATTCCTTATATCATGGAGAAGACGGGAAAAACAGCAGATGAAGTGTTGGATGTCCTGAATAAGAAAAGCGGAATCCTAGCCCTTTCAGGATTTTCCAGCGACCTGCGCGATATTCAGGTTGAAGCGGATAAAGGCAATGAGCGTGCTGAACTCGCACTTGAAGTGTTTGCAGATCGGATTCATAAGTACATAGGCTCCTATTCAGCTAAAATGGGAGGTGTGGACGGCATCATTTTTACAGCGGGCATCGGTGAAAACAGTCAAACCATTAGGGGGAAAATCTTGGAGGGACTTGAATTCATGGGGGTATATTGGGATAAGGATCTCAATCGCACTTCGGGTAAGGAAGCGTTCATCAATACACCTTATTCCCCCGTGAAAGTTATGGTCATCCCAACTAATGAAGAAATCATGATTGTCAGGGATACCATGAAAATAGCTTTGGAAAACATGACTTCCTGA
- a CDS encoding class I SAM-dependent methyltransferase has product MKSTPVEQLFYEFDETAQILQSELSCTYLDALGETGENFFQGKVLQEEISEVSKKRLVKHYADFSPEKYEKEAIRKAYQLAILKGMQQSVQPNHHMTPDAVGMFVSYLVGKFTKDQKELVMLDPAIGTGNLLFAILNQLTDKSIASYGVEIDETLIRLAYAGANLQEHPVQFFNQDSLEPLFIDPSDVVVSDLPIGYYPNDVRSAEYELKADNGHSYAHHLFIEQSVKHVKDGGHLFFIVPNNLFVSEEAPKLNDFLKKHTHIQGMVQLPLSMFKSEAAAKSILILQKKKEGIEAPKKALLVQLPKLSDFEATRSVMQQMDDWFKEEK; this is encoded by the coding sequence GTGAAGTCTACCCCAGTTGAACAATTATTTTATGAATTTGATGAAACAGCCCAAATATTGCAAAGTGAACTATCATGTACGTATCTGGATGCCCTAGGTGAAACGGGCGAGAATTTCTTCCAAGGGAAAGTCCTGCAGGAGGAAATCAGTGAAGTATCGAAGAAAAGGTTAGTGAAGCATTATGCAGATTTTTCACCTGAGAAATATGAGAAGGAAGCAATTCGTAAAGCGTACCAGCTTGCTATTTTAAAAGGCATGCAGCAGAGTGTTCAACCGAATCATCATATGACCCCGGATGCAGTCGGCATGTTCGTCAGCTATTTAGTCGGTAAATTCACCAAGGATCAAAAAGAGTTAGTCATGCTCGATCCGGCCATCGGAACGGGGAACTTACTATTTGCGATCTTGAATCAACTTACAGATAAAAGCATCGCATCATATGGTGTCGAGATTGATGAAACCTTGATCAGGCTTGCTTATGCAGGTGCCAACCTGCAAGAACATCCGGTGCAATTTTTCAACCAGGACAGCTTGGAGCCGCTTTTCATCGATCCTTCGGATGTTGTGGTCAGTGATTTGCCGATTGGTTATTACCCGAATGATGTGCGTTCAGCTGAATATGAATTGAAGGCCGATAATGGACATTCGTATGCACACCATTTGTTTATTGAGCAAAGTGTTAAACATGTCAAGGATGGCGGACACCTATTCTTCATTGTCCCGAATAACTTGTTCGTCTCGGAGGAAGCGCCGAAACTCAATGATTTCCTGAAGAAGCATACACATATCCAAGGGATGGTGCAACTGCCGCTTTCCATGTTTAAAAGTGAAGCGGCTGCGAAAAGCATCCTGATCCTTCAAAAGAAAAAAGAGGGTATCGAAGCCCCGAAGAAGGCACTGCTCGTACAACTTCCGAAGCTTTCGGATTTTGAAGCGACAAGGTCTGTCATGCAACAGATGGATGACTGGTTTAAAGAGGAAAAATAG
- the tpx gene encoding thiol peroxidase, which yields MASVTFKNNPITLVGSELKVGDKAPDFTVLANDLSPVTLSDSKGSVRIISVVPSVDTGVCDAQTRKFNEEAAKLDNVKVLTISNDLPFAQKRWCAASGLDNVQVLSDHRDLSFGEAYGVVMQELRLLARSVFVVNSNDEITYVEYVGEGTNHPNYEGAIEAAKAAK from the coding sequence ATGGCTTCAGTTACATTTAAAAACAACCCGATTACTTTAGTGGGATCAGAACTAAAAGTTGGGGACAAAGCACCTGATTTTACAGTATTGGCTAATGACTTATCGCCGGTTACATTAAGCGACTCCAAAGGTTCTGTCCGCATTATCAGCGTAGTTCCATCCGTGGATACTGGTGTATGTGATGCACAGACACGTAAATTCAATGAAGAAGCGGCAAAATTGGATAATGTGAAAGTACTGACGATCAGCAACGATCTTCCTTTCGCGCAAAAACGCTGGTGTGCTGCCAGTGGCTTGGACAATGTTCAAGTTCTTTCCGATCACCGTGACCTTTCATTCGGTGAAGCCTATGGAGTTGTCATGCAAGAACTTCGTCTATTGGCACGCTCTGTATTCGTTGTGAACAGCAACGATGAAATCACATATGTAGAATATGTTGGTGAAGGTACTAACCATCCAAATTACGAGGGTGCAATCGAAGCGGCTAAAGCAGCAAAATAA
- the ytfJ gene encoding GerW family sporulation protein gives MSDHPIQGLMKEAMENLKEMVDVNTIIGDPVETPDGSVILTVSKVGFGFAAGGSEFVMDGNHQGQQGDSKQPFGGGSGGGVSITPIAFLIVGSHGVKMIHLDEGTHLLEKMMDLAPQVVDKIQSMLSKKDSNQNQGSNQGSSQPAVKRYQEPKQDIDF, from the coding sequence ATGTCAGATCATCCGATCCAAGGTTTAATGAAAGAAGCGATGGAAAATCTGAAAGAAATGGTCGATGTGAACACGATCATCGGAGATCCGGTGGAAACTCCTGATGGAAGTGTCATTTTAACCGTATCCAAAGTTGGATTTGGTTTTGCAGCCGGTGGCAGCGAATTTGTTATGGATGGAAACCATCAAGGTCAGCAAGGTGATTCAAAGCAGCCTTTTGGAGGCGGTAGCGGCGGTGGGGTTTCCATAACACCAATTGCCTTTTTGATTGTCGGTTCCCATGGCGTGAAAATGATTCATCTGGATGAAGGGACGCACCTTCTCGAAAAAATGATGGATTTAGCTCCACAAGTCGTCGATAAGATTCAGTCCATGCTATCCAAGAAAGACAGTAATCAAAATCAAGGCAGTAATCAAGGTAGCAGTCAACCAGCTGTAAAGAGGTACCAAGAACCTAAACAGGATATAGATTTCTAA
- a CDS encoding DUF2953 domain-containing protein, whose product MKWLLLIMGILILVLLIVVFTKVRVSIDYKRVQTNDQIHIKLSAWYGLFHYTFKVPVIKMEDDSATVVVKEEQEMNGKTKKEEKKKITPEDLRDGFADSLEMLQHIVGFHRIVRQFAGKVQVKKFTWHSMVGTKNAAHTGVLTGACWALKGSIIGLLTTYFNFRIMPSYSITPDFQRWQANTAISCILQFRIGQAMVTGIKLLRYWKGGKPRFKSRKLAKLSGDSNKQSF is encoded by the coding sequence ATGAAGTGGCTTTTGTTGATTATGGGTATCCTCATTTTGGTGCTGCTTATTGTTGTTTTTACTAAAGTAAGAGTGTCCATCGACTACAAACGTGTCCAAACGAATGACCAAATACATATTAAATTATCAGCTTGGTATGGGCTTTTTCATTATACATTCAAGGTTCCGGTCATCAAAATGGAAGATGACTCGGCAACTGTAGTAGTAAAGGAAGAGCAAGAAATGAACGGAAAAACCAAAAAGGAAGAAAAGAAAAAAATCACACCCGAAGATTTGCGTGATGGATTCGCCGACAGTCTGGAAATGCTTCAGCATATTGTCGGATTTCATAGGATCGTCCGTCAATTCGCAGGGAAAGTCCAAGTCAAAAAGTTCACCTGGCATAGTATGGTCGGTACTAAAAACGCTGCACACACCGGTGTTTTAACAGGAGCATGCTGGGCACTTAAAGGTTCAATCATCGGTTTGCTGACAACCTATTTCAACTTCCGGATCATGCCCTCCTATTCCATTACACCCGACTTTCAGAGATGGCAGGCCAATACGGCGATTTCCTGCATATTACAATTTAGAATCGGGCAGGCTATGGTGACTGGAATAAAACTGCTTCGTTATTGGAAAGGCGGAAAGCCGCGTTTCAAGTCCAGGAAATTAGCGAAGCTATCAGGTGATTCCAATAAACAATCGTTCTAG
- a CDS encoding RDD family protein yields the protein MTERNENNEQIASSNLMADQGVPVQQEFTPAKKAVDDGEVTKVHFAGFWMRFWAYLADLLVIGSLNRILIHPIFKFYEGTDDLWFSAEGFLTGIVFFLYFVLMTKFLNQTLGKMIFGLKVVALKEGAKTITWGTVLFRELIGRYISKVTWIGYLLAGLLPKKQALHDVFADTGVVLIRR from the coding sequence ATGACGGAACGAAATGAAAACAATGAACAAATCGCTTCATCCAATCTAATGGCAGATCAAGGGGTTCCCGTTCAGCAGGAATTTACACCGGCCAAGAAGGCAGTGGATGATGGCGAAGTCACGAAAGTGCATTTTGCTGGTTTTTGGATGAGGTTTTGGGCCTATTTAGCCGATCTGTTGGTTATCGGAAGTTTGAACCGGATTTTAATTCATCCCATCTTCAAGTTTTATGAAGGGACAGATGATCTTTGGTTTTCCGCAGAGGGTTTCTTAACAGGGATCGTATTTTTCTTATACTTTGTTTTGATGACCAAATTCTTGAACCAAACCCTTGGCAAGATGATTTTTGGACTGAAAGTCGTTGCATTGAAGGAAGGGGCAAAAACCATTACATGGGGTACGGTATTGTTCAGGGAGTTGATTGGCCGCTATATTTCAAAAGTCACTTGGATTGGCTATCTCTTGGCAGGCCTATTACCGAAGAAACAGGCTTTGCATGATGTTTTTGCTGACACGGGTGTTGTTTTGATCAGAAGGTGA
- the sppA gene encoding signal peptide peptidase SppA, whose protein sequence is MNGKRWAALGIAAVLFFVSVAVGAATTLFTADTENIIDGLFASESAFYEEVIEGDDLTNVIAVFDVEGTIQDTGEASLLSSTTYNHRAFMDKLKMAEENDDIKGIILRVNSPGGGVVESAEIYDKILDIKKVKKPVYVSMGSVAASGGYYISAPADKIYASPETMTGSLGVIMQGYNYEKLAKKYGVEFETIKSGPHKDIMSPTREMTGDEREILQDMIDNSYDQFVKIIADGRGMTEKEVREIADGRIYDGRQAKENHLIDDFGHLDDVIAAMKTDIGNKDAQVIRYTDEAGFGSLFSMGAQKMLGNDVETAVLTKILSSSNSPRLMYLYAE, encoded by the coding sequence ATGAATGGAAAGCGTTGGGCAGCACTTGGAATTGCAGCCGTTTTATTTTTTGTTTCCGTTGCTGTAGGGGCGGCTACGACTCTATTTACAGCGGATACGGAAAATATCATTGATGGATTATTTGCTTCCGAAAGTGCATTTTACGAGGAAGTCATAGAAGGCGATGATTTAACTAATGTCATTGCCGTATTTGATGTAGAGGGCACGATTCAAGATACAGGAGAAGCTTCATTACTTAGTTCAACAACATATAATCACCGTGCCTTCATGGATAAGTTGAAGATGGCAGAGGAAAATGATGATATCAAAGGAATCATACTAAGGGTGAATTCGCCAGGCGGCGGAGTCGTCGAAAGTGCGGAGATCTATGACAAGATCCTTGATATTAAAAAAGTGAAAAAACCTGTATATGTTTCAATGGGGTCGGTGGCGGCTTCCGGTGGATATTATATTTCTGCACCAGCCGATAAGATTTACGCTAGCCCAGAAACGATGACAGGTTCACTTGGTGTCATCATGCAGGGGTATAATTACGAAAAGTTAGCCAAGAAGTATGGTGTTGAGTTCGAAACCATCAAAAGCGGACCACACAAAGATATAATGAGTCCGACCCGGGAAATGACTGGAGATGAACGTGAAATCCTCCAAGACATGATTGATAATTCTTATGATCAATTTGTAAAAATCATTGCAGACGGACGCGGTATGACAGAGAAGGAAGTAAGGGAAATCGCCGATGGCCGCATCTATGATGGGCGTCAGGCTAAAGAAAACCATCTAATAGATGATTTCGGCCATTTGGATGATGTAATTGCCGCGATGAAAACGGATATCGGTAATAAAGATGCACAAGTTATCCGTTATACAGATGAGGCAGGTTTCGGTTCATTATTCAGTATGGGAGCGCAAAAAATGTTGGGAAATGATGTGGAAACGGCAGTCTTGACAAAAATCCTTTCCTCTTCAAATTCTCCACGCTTAATGTATTTGTATGCGGAATAG
- a CDS encoding NAD kinase produces the protein MNTRRNIYFFHAPNAEMLNKVEYLSGLAKQHSYEVIQDFTKANIIVSIGDDGTFLQAARKTGFRDDCLYAGISTTGNLNMYCDFHLEDTDKMIDAMTREQIEVRKYPTIEIQLDEQPSFYALNELSIRSSITKTFIMDIFIDQLHFETFRGDGIIIATPTGSTAYNKSVNGAVVDPLLPCFQVSELASINNNTYRTLGSSFILSGDKTLTVHLEQNGPSYPIIGMDNEALSINHVEKVKVRLSGKVIKTVKLKDNSFWEKVKRTFL, from the coding sequence ATGAACACTCGAAGGAATATCTATTTTTTCCATGCTCCGAATGCAGAGATGCTTAACAAGGTCGAATACTTATCAGGCTTGGCGAAGCAACATTCGTATGAAGTCATCCAAGATTTCACAAAAGCGAATATCATCGTAAGCATCGGTGATGACGGCACATTCTTACAGGCAGCCCGTAAAACTGGATTCAGGGATGACTGTTTATATGCGGGCATATCCACCACAGGCAACTTGAATATGTATTGCGATTTCCACTTGGAAGACACGGATAAAATGATCGATGCCATGACAAGAGAGCAAATCGAGGTACGTAAATATCCAACCATCGAAATCCAATTGGACGAACAGCCCTCCTTTTATGCCCTCAATGAACTAAGTATCCGGTCTTCCATCACCAAAACGTTCATCATGGATATTTTCATTGATCAACTCCATTTTGAAACTTTTCGCGGGGACGGAATCATCATTGCGACTCCGACCGGAAGCACCGCCTATAATAAATCGGTCAATGGGGCCGTTGTGGATCCCCTTCTCCCTTGCTTTCAAGTGAGTGAGCTTGCTTCCATCAATAACAATACCTATCGGACCCTGGGTTCTTCATTCATCCTAAGCGGGGACAAGACGTTGACCGTCCACCTTGAACAAAACGGGCCAAGCTATCCGATCATCGGAATGGACAATGAAGCATTAAGCATCAACCATGTCGAAAAGGTAAAGGTCCGGTTAAGCGGTAAAGTCATCAAGACCGTAAAGCTAAAAGACAATTCCTTTTGGGAAAAGGTTAAAAGGACCTTTCTATAA
- a CDS encoding TatD family hydrolase, translating into MRIIDSHIHLDRYEESEQKQILTDMDKVHVESLLTVSMNLTSSINNYQLSRKDSRIKPAFGFHPEQPLPSNEEVDELLNWIRVHVHNMFAIGEVGLPYYLRQENPDIDHSAYIEILERFLALAKEVEKPVILHAVHDDAPIVCDLLEKHQITKAHFHWFKGDIRTIERMAEKGYSISITPDVCYEREIQELVSAYPLKLMMIETDGPWPFEGVFKGKWTHPGMMHDSVRQIASVKRLPIEDVYEILYQNTKDFYHI; encoded by the coding sequence TTGAGAATCATCGACAGCCATATCCATTTGGATAGGTATGAAGAAAGTGAGCAGAAGCAGATTCTAACTGATATGGACAAGGTTCATGTGGAATCGTTACTGACTGTTTCCATGAATTTGACTTCTTCCATTAACAATTATCAGCTTTCACGCAAAGATTCACGAATTAAGCCTGCCTTCGGTTTTCATCCAGAGCAGCCCTTACCGAGTAATGAAGAAGTGGACGAATTATTGAACTGGATAAGGGTACATGTGCACAATATGTTTGCTATAGGTGAGGTTGGGCTGCCCTATTACTTAAGGCAGGAAAATCCCGATATTGATCACTCAGCGTATATAGAGATACTGGAGAGGTTCCTGGCTTTAGCTAAAGAGGTTGAAAAGCCGGTTATTCTTCATGCCGTCCATGATGATGCACCTATCGTTTGCGATCTTTTGGAAAAACATCAAATCACAAAGGCACACTTTCATTGGTTTAAAGGTGATATCAGGACAATCGAACGAATGGCCGAAAAGGGCTACAGCATTTCGATTACACCTGATGTTTGTTATGAGAGGGAAATACAGGAATTGGTTTCGGCATACCCACTTAAGCTGATGATGATTGAAACGGATGGTCCATGGCCATTTGAAGGGGTTTTCAAAGGGAAATGGACCCATCCCGGCATGATGCATGACAGTGTGCGTCAAATCGCTTCTGTTAAAAGATTGCCTATTGAGGATGTCTATGAAATCCTTTATCAAAATACCAAAGATTTTTATCATATATAA
- a CDS encoding ABC transporter ATP-binding protein — translation MKLEIKDVSYSFDGKQNILENMDFHVEDGEFVTILGPSGSGKSTLFHLIGGILKPDHGNISLDGKKINGLKGHISYMPQQPSLLPWRTVLENVLLGSELAGIRDKEKAKALLMKAGLAEYEKAYPHELSGGMKQRAAFIRSILSQQDLMCLDEPFSALDELTRLQMQEWLLSVWEENRRSVLFVTHSIDEAVFLSDRIYVLSAKPAAVIKEVAVPFPRPRSEEQLLSDEFFHLKRELYAALKPTVST, via the coding sequence ATGAAGCTGGAAATTAAAGATGTCTCCTATTCTTTCGATGGTAAACAGAATATTTTAGAGAATATGGATTTCCATGTGGAAGATGGAGAATTTGTCACAATCCTTGGGCCATCCGGCAGTGGTAAAAGTACATTGTTCCACTTGATAGGCGGTATTTTGAAGCCGGATCATGGCAACATTTCGCTGGACGGTAAAAAGATAAATGGCTTAAAGGGCCATATAAGCTATATGCCGCAGCAGCCTTCCCTTTTACCTTGGAGAACGGTATTGGAAAATGTTTTGCTTGGAAGCGAGCTTGCTGGGATCAGAGATAAAGAAAAGGCAAAAGCCCTTTTGATGAAAGCTGGATTAGCAGAGTACGAGAAAGCATATCCGCATGAATTATCTGGAGGCATGAAGCAAAGGGCCGCATTCATTCGGAGTATCTTAAGTCAACAGGACTTGATGTGCCTGGACGAACCCTTTTCTGCCTTGGATGAACTGACAAGATTGCAAATGCAAGAATGGCTGCTGTCCGTTTGGGAAGAAAATCGGAGGTCGGTGCTTTTTGTTACGCATAGCATCGATGAAGCCGTTTTCCTTTCAGATAGAATATATGTGTTATCAGCAAAACCCGCTGCTGTCATCAAAGAAGTGGCAGTGCCATTTCCAAGGCCAAGAAGTGAAGAACAGCTGCTTAGTGATGAATTTTTCCATTTGAAGAGAGAATTATATGCAGCACTAAAGCCAACTGTTTCGACTTAA
- a CDS encoding ABC transporter permease codes for MTGRVIWKKGAPFFLLLLLLIIWESVTVLLKVEKWLLPAPSAIFIEGIESSQNLFGHLSSTTELALSGFFIGSCIGLLIAAILHLFPGVKDAVYPLLILSQNIPIIVLAPLLVIWFGFGMMPKLIVISLVCFFPVAVASLDGFRQTPYELKHYFKMMGAGKNQLFWKLELPHSIPFIFSGLKISATYSVMGAVISEWLGAKSGIGVYMTLASSAFRTDRVFVAIFIIMGMSLLFFWIITFLEKYLVSWKRKEGEKDEAGN; via the coding sequence ATGACCGGAAGGGTAATTTGGAAGAAGGGGGCTCCCTTCTTTCTTTTATTATTGTTGCTGATAATATGGGAGTCAGTGACAGTCTTATTAAAGGTTGAAAAATGGCTGCTTCCCGCTCCGTCGGCCATTTTCATTGAAGGAATTGAGTCGTCCCAGAATCTTTTTGGTCACCTTTCATCAACAACTGAGCTTGCGTTATCGGGTTTTTTTATTGGAAGCTGCATTGGATTATTAATCGCAGCAATCCTACATCTGTTTCCAGGCGTAAAGGACGCGGTTTACCCTCTGCTCATACTATCACAAAATATACCTATCATAGTTTTGGCACCGCTTTTAGTAATTTGGTTTGGCTTTGGCATGATGCCTAAGTTAATCGTCATTTCGCTAGTATGTTTTTTTCCGGTTGCGGTTGCTTCATTGGACGGTTTTCGCCAGACACCATACGAACTCAAGCATTATTTCAAGATGATGGGAGCGGGAAAAAACCAGTTATTTTGGAAGCTTGAACTTCCTCACTCGATCCCGTTCATTTTCTCGGGCCTGAAAATTTCGGCCACCTATAGTGTAATGGGTGCGGTTATTTCGGAATGGCTTGGGGCAAAGTCGGGGATTGGTGTTTATATGACGCTCGCTTCCTCTGCGTTCAGGACAGATCGGGTGTTTGTTGCCATTTTCATCATTATGGGAATGAGCCTGCTCTTTTTTTGGATCATCACCTTCCTGGAGAAATACTTAGTTTCATGGAAGAGAAAGGAGGGTGAAAAGGATGAAGCTGGAAATTAA
- a CDS encoding thiamine-binding protein: protein MANSLISIQIIPKGDVIPLVDEAIKIIDESGIKYEVHPLETTMEGELSELFAVIEKMNVRMIELGSPNVISQVKILYQPSGITMDTLTEKYRA from the coding sequence ATGGCCAATTCATTAATTAGTATACAAATTATTCCTAAAGGGGATGTCATCCCTTTGGTTGACGAAGCAATCAAGATCATTGATGAATCAGGTATCAAGTATGAAGTTCACCCGCTAGAAACGACAATGGAGGGTGAGCTTTCCGAACTTTTTGCCGTGATAGAAAAAATGAATGTAAGAATGATTGAATTAGGCTCGCCGAATGTCATATCCCAAGTGAAAATATTATATCAGCCGAGCGGAATTACGATGGATACGTTAACGGAGAAATATCGGGCATGA
- a CDS encoding ABC transporter substrate-binding protein, with protein MNKFLPLLTSLFLLAGCGAGGTNEKEEASKNEGNKELKKVSVVLDWTPNTNHSGLYVAKEKGYFKEQGLDVDIIMPGEAGADKLVASGKSEFGVGYQEGITQARVQGVPIVSVAAVIQHNTSGFASPEAKNIKTPKDFEGKTYGGWGSPVEKAIIDSLMKEENADVNKVDIVNTGDTDFFTSVKRDIDFAWIYYGWTGIEAELRNEKLNMVYLTEYSDKLDYYTPVLTTNEKMIKEDPETVKAFVHAASKGYQFAIKNPGDAADVLIKSAPDLDAKLVKKSQEWLAAKYQDDAPRWGEQKLEIWKNYSDWMTENKLLEGDFNPEKAFTNEFLPK; from the coding sequence TTGAATAAATTCTTACCACTGTTGACTTCGTTGTTCCTTTTGGCTGGATGCGGTGCAGGCGGAACTAATGAAAAAGAAGAAGCATCTAAAAATGAAGGCAATAAAGAATTAAAAAAGGTATCGGTCGTACTCGATTGGACACCGAATACAAACCATTCAGGTTTGTATGTAGCCAAGGAAAAAGGATATTTTAAAGAACAAGGTCTGGATGTGGATATTATCATGCCAGGTGAAGCTGGAGCTGATAAGCTTGTCGCTTCAGGGAAATCCGAATTTGGCGTGGGCTACCAGGAGGGCATTACGCAGGCCCGCGTGCAAGGCGTCCCGATTGTTTCGGTAGCTGCTGTCATCCAGCACAATACCTCTGGATTTGCTTCACCTGAGGCAAAAAACATTAAAACACCCAAGGATTTTGAAGGAAAAACGTATGGTGGCTGGGGGTCTCCGGTTGAAAAGGCCATTATTGATTCACTAATGAAAGAAGAAAATGCGGATGTAAATAAAGTGGATATAGTGAATACAGGAGACACGGATTTTTTCACTTCGGTTAAAAGGGATATAGATTTTGCCTGGATATATTATGGGTGGACAGGTATTGAGGCAGAGTTGCGAAATGAAAAGCTTAATATGGTTTACTTAACCGAATACTCGGATAAGCTCGATTACTATACACCTGTTTTGACAACGAATGAAAAGATGATAAAAGAGGATCCCGAGACTGTTAAAGCATTCGTTCATGCAGCTTCGAAAGGGTACCAGTTTGCGATAAAGAACCCTGGTGATGCAGCAGACGTGCTAATTAAGTCTGCCCCGGATCTTGATGCAAAACTAGTGAAGAAAAGCCAGGAGTGGCTTGCGGCTAAGTATCAGGATGATGCTCCGCGTTGGGGTGAACAAAAGCTTGAAATTTGGAAGAATTACAGTGATTGGATGACGGAAAATAAGCTTCTTGAAGGTGATTTCAATCCTGAAAAAGCATTTACCAATGAATTTTTACCAAAATAG